A genomic region of Oncorhynchus mykiss isolate Arlee chromosome 16, USDA_OmykA_1.1, whole genome shotgun sequence contains the following coding sequences:
- the c16h10orf88 gene encoding ATPase PAAT — MASIDVSTSKDGPVNGHTSWACKSQERQLSDILLPVQSSINTDISQIDRDTPNGCVPVLLEQVEQGSPCVITLCCAPHCPALITSLLVTSEARTIEVYSQAGDYCGTSRGERDPNTQPDSAERGPFYRKHLILESPAASCEVKLLSLGGRGSVAVARVVMGLQTLTPVDCSLSLGPSIDMLRVQSMVEEMGASLSPGAQSLMNMVQFQQKNKADSLSGFLPLLVSSGALSALARVTNGPSSAPADIQHPSVNTSLQPDEMSDSASSDPWPQSRAACDTHTGLADMMSPFLNGQPGGRRPCISPDLLPMLQSVCGQVTQLRIEDASKTSNGPRQEHACCRGLEQVLERCLGEMERRLMEHMDQRLDAMQLRLETALLQTLALPLNHLKTTAPTPDQPQALH; from the exons ATGGCCAGTATTGACGTGAGTACAAGCAAAGATGGACCTGTCAACGGGCACACGTCATGGGCTTGCAAATCACAGGAGCGCCAACTCTCTGACATCCTTCTCCCAGTACAGTCAAGTATCAACACTGACATCAGTCAGATCGACAGAGACACACCAAACGG GTGTGTTCCAGTGCTCCTGGAGCAGGTTGAGCAGGGGTCTCCGTGTGTCATCACCCTGTGCTGTGCACCCCACTGCCCTGCCCTCATCACCAGCCTGCTGGTGACCAGCGAGGCCCGCACAATTGAGGTCTACTCCCAGGCTGGGGACTACTGTGGCACCAGTCGCGGGGAAAGAGACCCCAACACACAGCCTGACAG TGCAGAGAGAGGACCCTTCTACAGGAAACACTTAATATTGGAGTCCCCCGCCGCATCATGTGAGGTGAAG CTGCTGTCTCTTGGTGGGCGAGGGAGCGTAGCTGTGGCTCGGGTCGTGATGGGCCTACAGACACTGACACCTGTGGACTGCTCTCTGAGCCTGGGGCCCAGCATCGACATGCTCCGTGTGCAGTCCATGGTGGAGGAGATGGGCGCCAGCCTCTCACCGGGGGCCCAGAGCCTCATGAACATGGTCCAGTTTCAGCAGAAG AACAAAGCTGACTCACTGAGTGGGTTTCTGCCCCTCCTCGTGAGCAGTGGGGCTCTCTCTGCTCTTGCTAGAGTAACTAACGGACCCTCTTCAGCTCCAGCTGACATTCAACACCCCTCAGTCAACACTAGCCTCCAGCCAGACGAgatgtctgactctgcctcctcagATCCATGGCCCCAGTCTCGTGCAGCCTGCGATACTCACACCGGCCTGGCAGACATGATGTCACCCTTTCTTAACGGCCAGCCAGGAGGACGGAGGCCATGCATCAGCCCAGACTTGCTCCCTATGCTGCAAAGTGTGTGTGGGCAGGTGACGCAGCTCCGCATCGAGGATGCCTCAAAGACATCCAACGGCCCGCG GCAGGAGCATGCATGCTGCAGAGGGCTGGAGCAGGTCCTGGAGAGATGTCTGGGCGAGATGGAGAGGAGGCTGATGGAACACATGGACCAGCGACTGGATGCCATGCAGCTGCGCCTGGAAACGGCCTTACTGCAGACCCTGGCCCTTCCCCTTAACCACCTCAAGACCACAGCACCCACGCCTGACCAGCCTCAGGCCCTGCACTAA